From Macrobrachium rosenbergii isolate ZJJX-2024 chromosome 55, ASM4041242v1, whole genome shotgun sequence, a single genomic window includes:
- the LOC136835578 gene encoding glutamate receptor-like isoform X2 produces MYLLKTSYINITNSVDLQDIGWWAWNKTSGAKISLRAPLYRPIKDTYRDFGGRKLKATVIENWPYWVLRYPGDGRVEPTSGIDYNVLSTLGKKFNFTFEVSLTPDKLWGGVLKDGRVTGMVGAVHRFEVHLAINELTITAPREKAVDFTIPYFLESTTVISPAPTKILSPKSVLEPFKAEVWLLLSLLTLAMGPTVKLFIWMRKYFLNENTEKDLSLNDLTFGMFKPMVVQGCMILPLTWCLRCIFVSWFVFNTYVFALYSGVLTSVLSVPSYEKPIDSLYDLLDAIRHRGTKMLTVCGSNNEYLFSMTTQKVYVDIWALFDYSIGCVKSWDEGVDKVITGNYAYINSHMGGQVRANLRGKRKFHFAKNEYNAHGYAIACPNGSPYREAFDDVLIWLMSTGLIQKFSNDELLKAQRPDVIDSESPEPFTVLQLQAGFYLLIAGWMIATGMFIVEKLFHKIVQKK; encoded by the exons ATGTATCTGTTGAAGACATCTTACATCAACATCACCAACTCGGTGGA TCTTCAGGATATTGGCTGGTGGGCCTGGAACAAGACCTCTGGAGCAAAGATCTCGCTGAGGGCTCCTCTTTACCGTCCGATCAAAGATACATACCGTGACTTTGGGGGAAGGAAGCTGAAAGCCACAGTGATTGAGAATTGGCCCTATTGGGTTTTGAGATACCCGGGAGATGGACGAGTTGAACCAACCTCAGGAATAGACTACAACGTGCTTAGTACTCTCGGGAAGAAGTTTAATTTCAC CTTTGAAGTATCTTTGACGCCCGATAAACTATGGGGTGGCGTCCTGAAGGATGGGAGAGTAACCGGGATGGTTGGAGCAGTTCATCGCTTTGAAGTTCACCTGGCTATCAATGAATTGACGATCACAG CTCCCAGAGAGAAAGCAGTGGATTTTACAATCCCTTATTTCTTGGAGTCCACAACAGTCATATCCCCAGCGCCTACCAAAATTCTCAGCCCAAAGTCTGTATTAGAGCCATTTAAAGCCGAG GTTTGGCTTCTGCTCTCCTTGCTTACTCTGGCTATGGGACCAACTGTGAAACTCTTTATATGGATGAGGAAATATTTCCTGAATGAGAATACAGAGAAGGACCTTTCCCTTAATGACCTAACCTTCGGCATGTTCAAGCCAATGGTCGTACAGGGTTGCATGATCCTGCCACTGACCTGGTGTCTCAGATGCATTTTCGTCAGCTGGTTTGTCTTCAACACCTACGTCTTTG CTTTATACTCAGGCGTCTTGACATCAGTATTGTCAGTGCCATCTTATGAGAAACCAATTGACTCTTTATACGACCTCTTGGATGCTATTAGGCATCGAGGGACAAAGATGCTTACTGTGTGCGGATCCAACAATGAATACCTTTTCAGT ATGACGACACAAAAAGTCTATGTTGACATTTGGGCACTATTTGACTACAGCATTGGTTGTGTCAAGTCTTGGGATGAAGGTGTAGATAAG GTCATTACAGGAAATTATGCATACATCAACAGCCACATGGGAGGGCAAGTGCGTGCCAATCTGCGAGGAAAACGAAAGTTCCACTTtgctaaaaatgaatataatgccCATGGATATGCCATTGCCTGTCCCAATGGTTCTCCTTACAGGGAAGCCTTTGATGATGT ATTAATTTGGTTGATGTCAACTGGACTAATACAAAAATTCTCCAATGATGAGCTTTTGAAAGCTCAGAGGCCTGATGTCATCGATAGTGAGAGCCCTGAGCCTTTCACAGTGTTGCAGCTGCAAGCTGGTTTCTATCTGCTTATAGCAGGGTGGATGATCGCAACTGGAATGTTCATTGTGGAAAAGCTCTTTCATAAAATAGttcaaaagaaatga
- the LOC136835578 gene encoding glutamate receptor-like isoform X1, which yields MYLLKTSYINITNSVDLQDIGWWAWNKTSGAKISLRAPLYRPIKDTYRDFGGRKLKATVIENWPYWVLRYPGDGRVEPTSGIDYNVLSTLGKKFNFTFEVSLTPDKLWGGVLKDGRVTGMVGAVHRFEVHLAINELTITGKTAPREKAVDFTIPYFLESTTVISPAPTKILSPKSVLEPFKAEVWLLLSLLTLAMGPTVKLFIWMRKYFLNENTEKDLSLNDLTFGMFKPMVVQGCMILPLTWCLRCIFVSWFVFNTYVFALYSGVLTSVLSVPSYEKPIDSLYDLLDAIRHRGTKMLTVCGSNNEYLFSMTTQKVYVDIWALFDYSIGCVKSWDEGVDKVITGNYAYINSHMGGQVRANLRGKRKFHFAKNEYNAHGYAIACPNGSPYREAFDDVLIWLMSTGLIQKFSNDELLKAQRPDVIDSESPEPFTVLQLQAGFYLLIAGWMIATGMFIVEKLFHKIVQKK from the exons ATGTATCTGTTGAAGACATCTTACATCAACATCACCAACTCGGTGGA TCTTCAGGATATTGGCTGGTGGGCCTGGAACAAGACCTCTGGAGCAAAGATCTCGCTGAGGGCTCCTCTTTACCGTCCGATCAAAGATACATACCGTGACTTTGGGGGAAGGAAGCTGAAAGCCACAGTGATTGAGAATTGGCCCTATTGGGTTTTGAGATACCCGGGAGATGGACGAGTTGAACCAACCTCAGGAATAGACTACAACGTGCTTAGTACTCTCGGGAAGAAGTTTAATTTCAC CTTTGAAGTATCTTTGACGCCCGATAAACTATGGGGTGGCGTCCTGAAGGATGGGAGAGTAACCGGGATGGTTGGAGCAGTTCATCGCTTTGAAGTTCACCTGGCTATCAATGAATTGACGATCACAGGTAAGACAG CTCCCAGAGAGAAAGCAGTGGATTTTACAATCCCTTATTTCTTGGAGTCCACAACAGTCATATCCCCAGCGCCTACCAAAATTCTCAGCCCAAAGTCTGTATTAGAGCCATTTAAAGCCGAG GTTTGGCTTCTGCTCTCCTTGCTTACTCTGGCTATGGGACCAACTGTGAAACTCTTTATATGGATGAGGAAATATTTCCTGAATGAGAATACAGAGAAGGACCTTTCCCTTAATGACCTAACCTTCGGCATGTTCAAGCCAATGGTCGTACAGGGTTGCATGATCCTGCCACTGACCTGGTGTCTCAGATGCATTTTCGTCAGCTGGTTTGTCTTCAACACCTACGTCTTTG CTTTATACTCAGGCGTCTTGACATCAGTATTGTCAGTGCCATCTTATGAGAAACCAATTGACTCTTTATACGACCTCTTGGATGCTATTAGGCATCGAGGGACAAAGATGCTTACTGTGTGCGGATCCAACAATGAATACCTTTTCAGT ATGACGACACAAAAAGTCTATGTTGACATTTGGGCACTATTTGACTACAGCATTGGTTGTGTCAAGTCTTGGGATGAAGGTGTAGATAAG GTCATTACAGGAAATTATGCATACATCAACAGCCACATGGGAGGGCAAGTGCGTGCCAATCTGCGAGGAAAACGAAAGTTCCACTTtgctaaaaatgaatataatgccCATGGATATGCCATTGCCTGTCCCAATGGTTCTCCTTACAGGGAAGCCTTTGATGATGT ATTAATTTGGTTGATGTCAACTGGACTAATACAAAAATTCTCCAATGATGAGCTTTTGAAAGCTCAGAGGCCTGATGTCATCGATAGTGAGAGCCCTGAGCCTTTCACAGTGTTGCAGCTGCAAGCTGGTTTCTATCTGCTTATAGCAGGGTGGATGATCGCAACTGGAATGTTCATTGTGGAAAAGCTCTTTCATAAAATAGttcaaaagaaatga